One Streptomyces sp. CNQ-509 DNA window includes the following coding sequences:
- a CDS encoding glycoside hydrolase family 48 protein, which produces MHAPRTPDESVRLSRRSFTTAAGGALVALGAGQALAGATAHAAEAPADDRTKAVAATPYTDAFLAQYEKIKDPGNGYFSPDGIPYHCVETLIVEAPDHGHQTTSEAFSFWIWLEAAYGRVTGDWGPFNGAWETAERSIIPPHVDQPSSGSYNPGSPATYAPEHSEVSSYPSQLDPDVPVGQDPIAAELASAYGTMDVYGMHWLMDLDNVYGYGNTPGTGGQNGPGPGASFINSYQRGSQESVWETIPQPTTDLFEFGGPNGYLDLFVGDASYAQQWKYTNAPDADARAVQAAYWALTWARAQGNESQVAESVARAAKMGDYLRYAMFDKYFKQIGDCDSPTGCPAGTGRTSQHYLLSWYYAWGGSTGSGGGWAWRIGDGASHQGYQNPFAAWALATVPELTPKSPTAKSDWATSLTRQLEFLRWLQSTEGALAGGCTNSWEGQYGTPPDGTPTFYGMPYDWQPVYHDPPSNNWFGFQVWGMERVAQYYHATGNADAGAVLAKWVAWASAETTVGADGSYRFPSTLRWTGAPDTWNAANPGANAGLHVEVVDYADDVGVGAALVMTLVYYAARAADTDAAALAKALLDAMAAHADDKGIAVPETRRDYDRFDDEVYVPAGWSGTSPYGDAIEPGVTFIGLRPWYREDPDWEKVQTYLDGGAAPVFTYHRFWAQAALALAFAAYGELLGGETPGGPGDDTEPPTVPGGLRITGTTASSVALAWTASTDNVRVTAYDVYRDGTPVGSATSTSFTDTGLSAATAYSYTVTARDAAGNASQPSAAVTATTGTGTGTGAVKVEYRNNDQALTDNQIRPGLRIVNTGGGALSLSTLTVRYWFSGESGAATYSTWCDYAQIGAANVTHRVVAAGGGKAGATHYLEVGFTAGAGSLAAGASTGDIQLRLNKTDWSAFDESDDYSRATTGTYIDAPRIVAYVAGSPVWGTEP; this is translated from the coding sequence GTGCACGCACCCCGCACTCCCGACGAGTCCGTACGGCTGTCGCGAAGATCATTCACCACCGCCGCCGGCGGCGCGCTCGTCGCCCTCGGCGCCGGGCAGGCCCTGGCCGGCGCCACCGCCCACGCCGCCGAGGCGCCGGCGGACGACCGTACGAAGGCCGTCGCCGCCACCCCGTACACCGACGCCTTCCTCGCCCAGTACGAGAAGATCAAGGACCCCGGCAACGGGTACTTCAGCCCGGACGGCATCCCCTACCACTGCGTCGAGACCCTGATCGTCGAGGCGCCCGACCACGGCCACCAGACCACCTCGGAGGCGTTCAGCTTCTGGATCTGGCTGGAGGCCGCGTACGGCAGGGTCACCGGCGACTGGGGCCCGTTCAACGGCGCCTGGGAGACCGCCGAGCGCTCCATCATCCCGCCCCACGTCGACCAGCCCAGCAGCGGCTCGTACAACCCGGGCTCGCCCGCCACCTACGCGCCCGAGCACTCCGAGGTCTCGTCCTACCCCTCCCAGCTCGACCCCGACGTGCCCGTCGGCCAGGACCCCATCGCCGCCGAACTGGCGTCCGCGTACGGGACGATGGACGTCTACGGCATGCACTGGCTGATGGATCTCGACAACGTCTACGGCTACGGCAACACCCCCGGCACCGGCGGCCAGAACGGACCCGGGCCCGGCGCGTCGTTCATCAACAGCTACCAGCGCGGCTCCCAGGAGTCGGTCTGGGAGACGATCCCGCAGCCCACCACCGACCTCTTCGAGTTCGGCGGCCCCAACGGCTACCTCGACCTCTTCGTCGGCGACGCCTCCTACGCGCAGCAGTGGAAGTACACCAACGCGCCCGACGCCGACGCCCGCGCCGTACAGGCCGCGTACTGGGCGCTGACCTGGGCCAGGGCGCAGGGCAACGAGAGCCAGGTGGCGGAGTCCGTCGCGCGCGCCGCGAAGATGGGCGACTACCTGCGCTACGCCATGTTCGACAAGTACTTCAAGCAGATCGGCGACTGCGACAGCCCCACCGGCTGCCCCGCGGGCACCGGCCGCACCTCCCAGCACTACCTGCTGTCCTGGTACTACGCCTGGGGCGGCTCCACCGGCAGCGGCGGCGGCTGGGCCTGGCGCATCGGCGACGGCGCGTCCCACCAGGGCTACCAGAACCCCTTCGCCGCCTGGGCGCTGGCCACCGTGCCCGAGCTGACCCCCAAGTCCCCCACCGCGAAGAGCGACTGGGCCACGTCCCTCACCCGGCAACTGGAGTTCCTGCGCTGGCTGCAGTCCACCGAGGGCGCCCTCGCCGGCGGCTGCACCAACAGCTGGGAGGGGCAGTACGGCACCCCGCCCGACGGCACGCCGACCTTCTACGGCATGCCCTACGACTGGCAGCCCGTCTACCACGACCCGCCCAGCAACAACTGGTTCGGCTTCCAGGTCTGGGGCATGGAGCGCGTCGCGCAGTACTACCACGCCACCGGCAACGCCGACGCCGGGGCCGTCCTCGCCAAGTGGGTCGCCTGGGCCTCCGCCGAGACCACCGTCGGCGCCGACGGCAGCTACCGCTTCCCGTCCACCCTGCGCTGGACCGGCGCTCCCGACACCTGGAACGCCGCGAACCCGGGCGCCAACGCCGGCCTGCACGTGGAGGTCGTGGACTACGCCGACGACGTCGGCGTCGGCGCGGCGCTGGTCATGACGCTGGTGTACTACGCCGCCAGGGCCGCGGACACCGACGCCGCGGCGCTGGCCAAGGCGCTGCTCGACGCGATGGCCGCGCACGCCGACGACAAGGGCATCGCCGTCCCCGAGACCCGCCGCGACTACGACCGCTTCGACGACGAGGTGTACGTGCCCGCCGGCTGGTCCGGCACCTCCCCGTACGGCGACGCCATCGAACCCGGCGTCACCTTCATCGGCCTGCGCCCCTGGTACCGCGAGGACCCGGACTGGGAGAAGGTGCAGACGTACCTCGACGGCGGCGCCGCGCCGGTGTTCACGTACCACCGCTTCTGGGCCCAGGCCGCCCTCGCCCTCGCCTTCGCCGCCTACGGCGAACTGCTCGGCGGCGAGACGCCCGGCGGCCCCGGCGACGACACCGAGCCGCCGACCGTGCCGGGCGGGCTGCGGATCACCGGCACCACGGCGAGCAGCGTCGCGCTGGCCTGGACCGCCTCGACGGACAACGTGCGGGTGACGGCGTACGACGTGTACCGCGACGGCACGCCGGTGGGCAGCGCGACCTCCACGTCCTTCACCGACACCGGGCTCTCCGCCGCCACCGCGTACTCCTACACGGTCACCGCCCGGGACGCGGCGGGCAACGCCTCGCAGCCGTCCGCGGCGGTGACGGCGACGACGGGGACGGGCACCGGCACCGGGGCGGTGAAGGTCGAGTACCGCAACAACGACCAGGCCCTCACCGACAACCAGATCAGGCCCGGCCTCCGGATCGTGAACACCGGCGGCGGCGCGCTGAGCCTGTCGACGCTGACCGTTCGCTACTGGTTCAGCGGCGAGTCCGGCGCGGCGACGTACAGCACCTGGTGCGACTACGCCCAGATCGGCGCCGCCAACGTCACGCACCGCGTGGTCGCGGCCGGCGGCGGCAAAGCCGGCGCCACGCACTACCTGGAGGTCGGCTTCACCGCGGGTGCCGGCAGCCTGGCCGCCGGCGCCTCCACCGGCGACATCCAGTTGCGGCTGAACAAGACCGACTGGTCCGCCTTCGACGAGTCGGACGACTACAGCCGCGCCACCACCGGCACGTACATCGACGCGCCCCGGATCGTCGCGTACGTCGCCGGCTCGCCGGTGTGGGGCACGGAGCCCTGA
- a CDS encoding LacI family DNA-binding transcriptional regulator: MAVRDRRTPVARGGRGGRPTLEQVAARAGVGRGTVSRVINGSDQVSEQARTAVERAVAELGYVPNRAARALAAGSADAVALVIPEPETRLFSEPYFSDIVRGVSAELAETDKQLLLTLIRSPRERERLAAYLSADRVDGVLLVSVHEGDPLPEMLAAMGLPAVLNGRRAAGEAVPYVDSDNTGGAQAAVGHLIGRGRSAIATITGPSDMYVASCRLEGYRQALKGAGREEDAGLVAVGDFTEEGGRRAMQELLERRPALDAVFAASDVMAAGALQVLRAAGRTVPDEVAVVGFEDSPVARHTDPPLTSVRQPTEEMGRAMVRVLLDGIDAKEATQGRHVVLPTELVVRASG; encoded by the coding sequence ATGGCGGTCAGGGATCGGCGTACGCCGGTGGCGCGCGGCGGGCGCGGTGGCAGACCGACGCTTGAGCAGGTCGCCGCGCGAGCCGGGGTGGGCAGGGGGACGGTGTCCCGGGTGATCAACGGATCGGATCAGGTCAGCGAGCAGGCGCGGACCGCCGTCGAGCGGGCGGTCGCGGAGCTGGGCTACGTGCCCAACCGCGCGGCGCGGGCGCTCGCGGCCGGGAGCGCGGACGCGGTCGCGCTGGTGATCCCGGAGCCGGAGACCCGGCTCTTCTCCGAGCCGTACTTCTCGGACATCGTCCGCGGGGTGAGCGCGGAGCTCGCGGAGACGGACAAGCAGCTCCTGCTCACGCTCATCCGCTCGCCCCGGGAGAGGGAGCGGCTGGCGGCGTATCTCAGCGCCGACCGGGTCGACGGCGTGCTGCTGGTCTCCGTGCACGAGGGCGACCCGCTGCCGGAGATGCTGGCGGCGATGGGGCTCCCGGCGGTGCTCAACGGCCGGCGGGCGGCGGGCGAGGCCGTGCCGTACGTCGACTCGGACAACACCGGCGGCGCGCAGGCGGCCGTCGGGCATCTGATCGGCCGCGGGCGCTCGGCGATCGCGACGATCACCGGCCCCTCCGACATGTACGTCGCGAGCTGCCGGCTGGAGGGCTACCGTCAGGCCCTGAAGGGGGCGGGCCGGGAGGAGGACGCCGGTCTGGTCGCGGTCGGGGACTTCACCGAGGAGGGCGGCCGGCGGGCGATGCAGGAGCTGCTGGAGCGGCGGCCCGCGCTGGACGCGGTCTTCGCCGCCTCCGACGTGATGGCGGCCGGCGCGCTCCAGGTGCTGCGGGCGGCGGGCCGTACGGTGCCGGACGAGGTGGCGGTCGTCGGCTTCGAGGACTCGCCGGTGGCCCGGCACACCGACCCGCCGCTCACCAGCGTGCGGCAGCCCACGGAGGAGATGGGGCGGGCGATGGTGCGGGTGCTGCTGGACGGGATCGACGCGAAGGAAGCCACGCAGGGGCGGCACGTGGTACTGCCGACCGAGCTGGTGGTACGCGCCTCGGGGTGA
- a CDS encoding extracellular solute-binding protein: MGLFGTFGFKEAGLYDEYEKLNPDITIKETVIERNENYYPQLLNHLTSNSGLADVQAIEVANIAEVVDTQSDRFVDLGKVDGASKDAFLDWKWQQATADDGKTIGLGTDVGPMAVCYRKDHFKAAGLPTDRDEVAKLWAGDWEKFLDAGRDFKENGPEGVAWVDSADAVYDGAIASSEGKYYDESGEVIYKDSQDVKDAWGIAATAAEEKLTGNLEQFTKQWDQAMSNGDFATISCPAWMLGYIQEKGGTKAEGKWDVAQSPKPGNWGGAFLGVPESGPNKDEAAKLVAWLTAPEQQAKLFAERGNFPSAPPAYDMEAVKTATNPYFGDAPIGELFSASAQEIPVQTIGPKDQVIDDNIGNGLQLIEQGKQDPDGAWDEAVKAVDNALDQ, from the coding sequence ATGGGACTCTTCGGCACCTTCGGCTTCAAGGAGGCCGGGCTCTACGACGAGTACGAGAAGCTCAATCCGGACATCACCATCAAGGAAACGGTGATCGAGCGGAACGAGAACTATTACCCGCAGTTGCTGAACCACCTCACCAGCAACAGCGGCCTGGCGGACGTCCAGGCCATCGAGGTCGCCAACATCGCCGAGGTCGTCGACACCCAGTCCGACCGGTTCGTGGACCTCGGCAAGGTCGACGGCGCCTCCAAGGACGCCTTCCTGGACTGGAAGTGGCAGCAGGCCACCGCCGACGACGGCAAGACCATCGGGCTCGGCACCGACGTCGGCCCCATGGCCGTCTGCTACCGCAAGGACCACTTCAAGGCCGCCGGCCTGCCCACCGACCGCGACGAGGTCGCCAAGCTGTGGGCGGGCGACTGGGAGAAGTTCCTCGACGCAGGCCGCGACTTCAAGGAGAACGGCCCCGAGGGCGTCGCCTGGGTGGACTCCGCCGACGCCGTGTACGACGGCGCCATCGCCTCCAGCGAGGGCAAGTACTACGACGAGTCCGGCGAGGTCATCTACAAGGACAGCCAGGACGTCAAGGACGCCTGGGGCATCGCCGCCACCGCCGCCGAGGAGAAGCTCACCGGCAACCTGGAGCAGTTCACCAAGCAGTGGGACCAGGCGATGAGCAACGGTGACTTCGCCACCATCTCCTGCCCCGCGTGGATGCTCGGCTACATCCAGGAGAAGGGCGGCACCAAGGCCGAGGGCAAGTGGGACGTGGCCCAGTCGCCGAAGCCCGGCAACTGGGGCGGCGCCTTCCTCGGCGTCCCCGAGTCCGGCCCGAACAAGGACGAGGCCGCCAAGCTCGTCGCCTGGCTGACCGCGCCCGAGCAGCAGGCCAAGCTCTTCGCCGAGCGCGGCAACTTCCCCAGCGCCCCGCCCGCGTACGACATGGAGGCGGTCAAGACCGCGACCAACCCGTACTTCGGCGACGCCCCGATCGGTGAGCTGTTCTCCGCCTCCGCCCAGGAGATCCCGGTCCAGACGATCGGCCCGAAGGACCAGGTCATCGACGACAACATCGGCAACGGCCTGCAGCTGATCGAGCAGGGCAAGCAGGACCCCGACGGCGCCTGGGACGAAGCCGTCAAGGCCGTGGACAACGCGCTGGATCAGTGA
- a CDS encoding carbohydrate ABC transporter permease: MTQTGTAVDAPPSAEGGAAPKRPATEDRRQKWRSRRYRWDAKFSPYAFISPFFLFFAAFGLFPLLYTAWASLHRVELTAPTDMEWAGLHNYTRLFEDHFFWNSLWVTFTLAVLSTVPQLLMAMGLAHLLNYKMRGSSFFRVAMLAPYATSVAAATLVFAMLYGRDYGLINWFLGLFGVDEIDWKSGDWTSKIAISTIVIWRWTGYNTLIYLAAMQAVPHDLYESAALDGASRWKQFRYVTIPSLRPTILFTVVVSTIGSVQLFGEPLLFEEGAGASGGPDHQFQTLGLYLYEQGWRNLHLGRAAAIAWVMFLILVVIGIVFGLISRRLRKS, from the coding sequence ATGACGCAGACTGGTACGGCCGTGGACGCGCCCCCCTCCGCCGAGGGGGGCGCGGCCCCGAAACGGCCCGCGACCGAGGACCGGCGGCAGAAGTGGCGCAGCCGCCGCTACCGGTGGGACGCCAAGTTCAGCCCGTACGCCTTCATCTCGCCCTTCTTCCTGTTCTTCGCCGCTTTCGGTCTCTTCCCGCTGCTCTACACCGCGTGGGCCTCGCTGCACCGGGTGGAGCTGACCGCGCCCACCGACATGGAGTGGGCCGGGCTGCACAACTACACGCGGCTCTTCGAGGACCACTTCTTCTGGAACTCGCTGTGGGTCACCTTCACCCTCGCGGTGCTCTCCACGGTCCCGCAGCTGCTCATGGCGATGGGCCTCGCGCACCTGCTCAACTACAAGATGCGCGGCTCCTCCTTCTTCCGGGTGGCGATGCTCGCGCCGTACGCCACCAGCGTGGCGGCGGCGACCCTGGTGTTCGCGATGCTCTACGGCCGCGACTACGGACTCATCAACTGGTTCCTCGGCCTCTTCGGCGTGGACGAGATCGACTGGAAGAGCGGCGACTGGACCTCGAAGATCGCCATCTCCACGATCGTGATCTGGCGCTGGACCGGCTACAACACCCTGATCTACCTGGCCGCCATGCAGGCCGTGCCGCACGACCTCTACGAGTCCGCGGCGCTGGACGGTGCGTCGCGCTGGAAGCAGTTCCGGTACGTCACCATCCCCTCCCTGCGGCCCACGATCCTCTTCACCGTCGTCGTCTCCACGATCGGTTCGGTCCAGCTCTTCGGCGAGCCGCTGCTCTTCGAGGAGGGCGCGGGCGCGTCCGGCGGCCCCGACCACCAGTTCCAGACCCTGGGCCTTTACCTGTACGAGCAGGGCTGGCGCAACCTGCACCTCGGCCGCGCCGCGGCCATCGCCTGGGTGATGTTCCTCATCCTCGTGGTGATCGGCATCGTCTTCGGCCTGATCTCGCGCCGGCTGCGGAAGAGCTGA
- a CDS encoding carbohydrate ABC transporter permease, protein MATLTETAPETTAPRRRRRRRAPKAGEAGGQHRAGKLTYAVLLLFTAISLFPLIWTAIAASRTNERLAETPPPLWFGGNLFSNMETAWSDANMGLALFNTTLVAGAIATGTVLFGTLAGFAFAKLRFRFKNLLMLLVIGTMMVPPQLSVVPLYMAIAKLEWIDQLQSVILPFIVSAFGVFFMRQYLIQALPSELIEAARVDGASSVRVIWHVVFPAARPAMAVLGMLTFVMAWNEFFWPIIALTQENPTVQVALTSLGRGYIPDQSVIMAGALLGTLPLLLLLLLFGRQIVGGIMHGAVKG, encoded by the coding sequence ATGGCAACGCTGACAGAGACCGCCCCCGAGACCACGGCCCCGCGCCGCCGCCGGCGGCGGCGCGCACCGAAGGCCGGGGAGGCCGGCGGCCAGCACCGGGCGGGCAAGCTCACGTACGCCGTCCTGCTGCTCTTCACCGCGATCTCGCTCTTCCCGTTGATCTGGACCGCGATCGCCGCTTCCCGCACCAACGAGCGGCTGGCGGAGACGCCGCCGCCGCTGTGGTTCGGCGGCAACCTGTTCTCGAACATGGAGACCGCCTGGTCCGACGCGAACATGGGGCTGGCGCTCTTCAACACCACCCTCGTGGCCGGGGCCATCGCCACGGGAACCGTGCTCTTCGGCACGCTGGCCGGCTTCGCCTTCGCCAAGCTGCGGTTCCGCTTCAAGAACCTGCTGATGCTGCTGGTGATCGGCACGATGATGGTCCCGCCCCAGCTCAGCGTCGTGCCGCTGTACATGGCGATCGCGAAGCTGGAGTGGATCGACCAACTGCAGTCGGTGATCCTGCCGTTCATCGTGAGCGCGTTCGGCGTGTTCTTCATGCGGCAGTACCTGATCCAGGCGCTGCCCAGCGAGCTGATCGAGGCCGCGCGGGTGGACGGCGCGAGCAGCGTGCGCGTCATCTGGCACGTGGTCTTCCCCGCGGCCCGGCCCGCGATGGCCGTGCTGGGGATGCTGACGTTCGTGATGGCCTGGAACGAGTTCTTCTGGCCGATCATCGCGCTCACCCAGGAGAACCCGACGGTGCAGGTGGCGCTCACCAGCCTGGGCCGCGGCTATATCCCCGACCAGTCGGTGATCATGGCGGGCGCGCTGCTCGGTACGCTGCCGCTGCTGCTGCTCCTGCTGCTCTTCGGCAGGCAGATCGTCGGCGGCATCATGCACGGCGCGGTCAAGGGCTGA
- a CDS encoding GH1 family beta-glucosidase, whose amino-acid sequence MSDTTATFPEDFLWGTATAAYQIEGAAREHGRTPSIWDTFSHTPGKTAGGDTGDVAVDHYHRRTEDVELMAGLGIGAYRFSVSWPRVQPTGRGPAVQRGLDFYRQLADELLAAGIKPVLTLYHWDLPQELETAGGWPERDTAHRFADYARLVGEALGDRVELWTTLNEPWCSAFLGYAAGVHAPGRTDPVAALRAAHHLNLAHGLATDVLRTVLPARAQVSVSLNPAVVRPRTDSEADRDAARQVDALATRIFTGPMLDGAYPPDLLDDTARLTDWSFVRDGDLPLINRPLDSIGLNYYTPTVVSAVSGDARPERADGHGGGAQSPWPAADHIAFHQPPGERTAMGWTVDPTGLTELLLRFTADAPDLPLYITENGAAYDDKPEPDGSVHDPDRIAYLHGHIGAVHRAMAEGADVRGYFLWSLLDNFEWAYGYAKRFGAVHVDYATQRRTPKSSARWYADVIRTGALPAPGL is encoded by the coding sequence ATGTCCGACACCACCGCCACCTTCCCCGAGGACTTCCTGTGGGGCACGGCCACCGCCGCGTACCAGATCGAAGGCGCCGCGCGGGAGCACGGCCGCACCCCCTCCATCTGGGACACCTTCTCGCACACCCCGGGGAAGACCGCGGGCGGCGACACCGGGGACGTCGCCGTCGACCATTATCACCGGCGCACCGAGGACGTCGAGCTGATGGCCGGGCTCGGCATCGGGGCGTACCGCTTCTCCGTCTCCTGGCCGCGCGTCCAGCCCACCGGCCGCGGGCCCGCCGTGCAGCGCGGGCTCGACTTCTACCGGCAGCTCGCCGACGAGCTGCTGGCGGCCGGCATCAAGCCGGTGCTCACGCTCTACCACTGGGACCTGCCGCAGGAGCTGGAGACCGCGGGCGGCTGGCCGGAGCGCGACACGGCGCACCGGTTCGCCGACTACGCCCGCCTCGTCGGCGAGGCCCTCGGCGACCGTGTCGAGCTGTGGACCACGCTCAACGAGCCCTGGTGCAGCGCGTTCCTCGGCTACGCCGCCGGGGTGCACGCCCCCGGCCGCACCGACCCGGTCGCCGCCCTGCGCGCCGCGCACCACCTCAACCTCGCGCACGGCCTCGCCACCGACGTGCTGCGCACCGTGCTTCCCGCCCGCGCCCAGGTCTCCGTCAGCCTCAACCCGGCGGTCGTCCGGCCGCGTACGGACTCCGAGGCGGACCGCGACGCCGCCCGCCAGGTCGACGCGCTGGCCACCCGCATCTTCACCGGGCCGATGCTCGACGGCGCGTACCCGCCCGATCTGCTGGACGACACGGCGCGGCTGACGGACTGGTCCTTCGTACGGGACGGGGACCTGCCGCTGATCAACCGGCCGCTGGACTCGATCGGCCTCAACTACTACACGCCCACCGTGGTCTCCGCCGTCTCCGGCGACGCCAGGCCCGAGCGCGCCGACGGCCACGGCGGCGGCGCGCAGTCCCCCTGGCCGGCCGCGGACCACATCGCCTTCCACCAGCCACCGGGCGAGCGCACCGCGATGGGCTGGACCGTCGACCCGACGGGGCTGACGGAGCTGCTGCTGCGGTTCACCGCCGACGCGCCGGACCTGCCGCTGTACATCACCGAGAACGGCGCGGCGTACGACGACAAGCCGGAGCCGGACGGCTCGGTCCACGACCCGGACCGCATCGCGTATCTGCACGGGCACATCGGCGCCGTGCACCGCGCGATGGCCGAGGGCGCGGACGTGCGGGGCTACTTCCTGTGGTCGCTGCTGGACAACTTCGAGTGGGCGTACGGCTACGCCAAGCGGTTCGGCGCGGTGCACGTGGACTACGCGACGCAGCGGCGCACGCCGAAGTCCAGCGCCCGCTGGTACGCGGACGTGATCCGCACGGGGGCGCTGCCGGCGCCCGGCCTCTGA
- a CDS encoding HAMP domain-containing sensor histidine kinase, translating to MRWALVKVCLAVTVMVVVAFAVPLGLVVKEMARDRALTNAERIAAGIGPALAITTDAEQLERAVGSTEAGAGGRIAVHVPRGSAEGMPAVRIGEPRAGAADVERASGAGTSLLVAVAGGHALLQPIAVEGDRVAVVEVFVPAGELTEGVALAWLVLAGVGLALIAGSVAVADRLGTRMVRPARRLAGAAHDLGEGKLGVRVEESGPSELRSAAVAFNSMADQVALLLANERELAADLSHRLRTPLTVLRLNAASLGESGAAEQTRQAVAQLEREIDQIIATVREQRGRPAGPQAAAVAGCDVSAVIRERMEFWSALAEDERRSARLAGVDRPAQVPVARAELVAAIDALIGNVFRHTPEGTDFSVDVHHAGDAVIVLASDAGPGIRDPEAALARGQGQGGPGSTGLGLDIVRRVAESTGGDVRIGRSVLGGAEIRLWLALSAGPAAADGERRRQRHRVVRRRRGRAAEGPAAGGAGDGDGTAAAAGAGAGARRA from the coding sequence ATGAGGTGGGCGCTGGTCAAGGTGTGCCTGGCGGTCACGGTGATGGTCGTGGTCGCCTTCGCCGTGCCGCTCGGGCTCGTCGTCAAGGAGATGGCCCGCGACCGGGCGCTGACCAACGCCGAGCGGATCGCGGCGGGCATCGGCCCGGCGCTGGCGATCACCACCGACGCCGAGCAACTGGAGCGCGCGGTGGGCAGCACCGAGGCCGGCGCGGGCGGGCGGATCGCGGTGCACGTGCCGCGCGGCAGCGCGGAGGGCATGCCGGCGGTACGGATCGGCGAGCCGCGCGCCGGTGCGGCCGACGTGGAGCGCGCCTCGGGCGCGGGCACCTCGCTGCTGGTCGCCGTCGCCGGCGGGCACGCGCTGCTGCAGCCCATCGCCGTCGAGGGCGACCGGGTCGCCGTCGTCGAGGTGTTCGTGCCCGCGGGGGAGCTGACCGAGGGCGTGGCGCTGGCGTGGCTGGTGCTCGCGGGCGTCGGCCTGGCGCTCATCGCGGGCTCGGTCGCCGTCGCGGACCGGCTCGGCACCCGGATGGTGCGGCCCGCACGCCGGCTCGCGGGCGCCGCCCACGACCTGGGGGAGGGCAAGCTCGGTGTCCGGGTCGAGGAGTCGGGGCCCTCCGAACTCCGCTCGGCGGCCGTGGCGTTCAACTCGATGGCCGACCAGGTCGCGCTGCTGCTGGCCAACGAGCGTGAGCTGGCCGCCGACCTCTCCCACCGGCTGCGCACCCCGCTGACCGTGCTGCGGCTCAACGCCGCCTCCCTGGGCGAGAGCGGCGCCGCCGAGCAGACCCGGCAGGCGGTGGCCCAACTGGAGCGCGAGATCGACCAGATCATCGCCACCGTACGGGAGCAGCGCGGCCGGCCCGCGGGGCCGCAGGCGGCGGCGGTGGCCGGCTGCGACGTGTCGGCGGTCATCAGGGAGCGGATGGAGTTCTGGTCGGCGCTGGCGGAGGACGAGCGCAGGTCCGCCCGGCTGGCGGGGGTCGACCGGCCGGCGCAGGTGCCGGTGGCGCGCGCCGAGTTGGTCGCCGCGATCGACGCGCTCATCGGCAACGTCTTCCGGCACACCCCGGAGGGCACGGACTTCTCCGTCGACGTGCACCACGCGGGCGACGCCGTGATCGTGCTCGCCTCGGACGCGGGACCCGGCATCCGCGATCCGGAGGCGGCGCTCGCCCGCGGGCAGGGGCAGGGCGGTCCCGGGTCGACGGGGCTGGGTCTGGACATCGTGCGGCGGGTCGCGGAGTCCACCGGCGGGGACGTGCGGATCGGCCGGTCGGTGCTGGGCGGCGCGGAGATACGGCTCTGGCTGGCGCTGAGCGCCGGGCCCGCCGCGGCGGACGGCGAGCGGCGCCGGCAGCGGCACCGGGTGGTGCGGCGGCGGCGCGGCCGGGCGGCGGAGGGCCCGGCGGCGGGCGGCGCGGGGGACGGGGACGGGACGGCGGCCGCCGCGGGCGCGGGCGCGGGTGCGCGGCGCGCGTAG
- a CDS encoding response regulator transcription factor: MACVLLVEDDQFVRSALIRHLTDAAHTVRSVGTALEALREVAHHGFDVVILDLGLPDLDGAEALRMLRGLTDVPVIVATARDDESEIVRILNDGADDYLVKPFSVEHLQARLGAVLRRAGGRTAAAPPPRQLRVGGLAIDLRRRSAELDGRELDLTRREFDMLAFLAERPGVVVPRRELLSEVWRQSYGDDQTIDVHLSWLRRKLGETAARPRYLHTLRGVGVKLDPPAGIPPA, from the coding sequence ATGGCATGTGTGCTGCTGGTGGAGGACGACCAGTTCGTGCGCTCCGCGCTGATCAGGCATCTCACCGACGCCGCCCACACCGTGCGCAGCGTCGGCACGGCACTGGAGGCGCTCCGCGAGGTCGCGCACCACGGGTTCGACGTCGTGATCCTCGACCTCGGGCTGCCCGACCTCGACGGCGCCGAGGCGCTGAGGATGCTCCGCGGCCTCACCGACGTGCCGGTCATCGTCGCCACCGCCCGGGACGACGAGTCCGAGATCGTCCGCATCCTCAACGACGGCGCCGACGACTATCTCGTCAAGCCCTTCTCCGTCGAGCATCTGCAGGCCCGCCTCGGCGCCGTGCTGCGCCGCGCCGGCGGCCGCACCGCCGCCGCCCCGCCACCGCGGCAACTGCGCGTCGGCGGCCTCGCCATCGACCTGCGGCGGCGCAGCGCGGAGCTGGACGGCCGCGAGCTGGACCTGACCCGGCGCGAGTTCGACATGCTGGCGTTCCTCGCCGAGCGGCCCGGCGTCGTCGTACCGCGGCGGGAACTGCTCTCCGAGGTGTGGCGGCAGTCGTACGGCGACGACCAGACCATCGACGTCCATCTGTCCTGGCTGCGCCGCAAGCTCGGCGAGACCGCCGCGCGGCCCCGCTATCTGCACACCCTGCGCGGCGTCGGCGTGAAGCTCGACCCGCCGGCCGGGATCCCGCCCGCATGA